A DNA window from Campylobacter lari contains the following coding sequences:
- a CDS encoding cysteine ABC transporter substrate-binding protein, whose amino-acid sequence MKKFFLLSFLMALFFSACSNSSSNENSIEKIKQQGVIRIGVFGDKPPFGYLDAQGKNQGYDVYFAKRIAKELLGDESKVQFVLVEAANRVEFLESNKVDLILANFTKTPEREAVVDFALPYMKVALGVVAPKGSDIETLDDLKNKTLILNKGTTADAYFTKNMPDIKTIKFDQNTETFAALIGKRGDALSHDNALLFAWAKENPNFEVVIKELGNHDVIAPAVKKGDEAMLNFINDLILKLQNEQFFHKAYDETLKPFFSDDIKADDVVIEGGKI is encoded by the coding sequence ATGAAAAAATTTTTTCTTTTATCATTTTTGATGGCACTTTTTTTTAGTGCATGCTCAAATTCAAGCTCTAATGAAAATTCCATAGAGAAAATCAAACAGCAAGGTGTAATCCGTATAGGTGTATTTGGCGATAAACCTCCATTTGGCTACCTAGATGCACAAGGGAAAAATCAAGGTTATGATGTATATTTTGCTAAACGCATAGCAAAAGAGCTTTTAGGAGATGAGTCTAAAGTGCAATTTGTACTTGTTGAAGCAGCAAATAGAGTAGAATTTTTAGAATCAAATAAAGTAGATTTAATCTTAGCAAATTTTACAAAAACCCCAGAAAGAGAAGCTGTGGTTGATTTTGCATTACCTTATATGAAAGTTGCTCTTGGGGTGGTGGCTCCTAAAGGGTCAGATATTGAAACTTTAGATGATTTAAAAAATAAAACTTTAATTTTAAATAAAGGCACAACAGCTGATGCGTATTTTACAAAAAATATGCCAGATATTAAAACGATTAAATTTGATCAAAATACAGAAACTTTTGCAGCTTTAATTGGTAAAAGAGGTGATGCGTTAAGTCATGATAATGCATTGCTTTTTGCTTGGGCTAAAGAAAATCCAAATTTTGAAGTAGTGATTAAAGAACTTGGAAATCATGATGTTATAGCTCCTGCTGTAAAAAAAGGTGACGAAGCTATGTTAAATTTTATCAATGATTTGATTTTAAAATTACAAAATGAACAATTTTTCCACAAAGCTTATGATGAAACTTTAAAGCCATTTTTTAGCGATGATATAAAAGCTGATGATGTAGTAATCGAAGGTGGCAAAATTTAA
- a CDS encoding amino acid ABC transporter ATP-binding protein, with protein MSILKIQNLQKYYDDHHVLKDINLEVNQKEVVVILGPSGCGKSTLLRCINGLEEMADGAILVDDEKIDKNYKKWTQIRQKIGMVFQSYELFDHLNVEQNILLGPLKVQKRKKEEVLEEAKYWLDRVGLLHKIKAYPKELSGGQKQRIAIVRSLCMNPEIMLFDEVTAALDPEIVREVLDVILNLAKDGMTMLIVTHEMGFARAVADKIVFMDDGKIVEISNPDEFFENPKTDRAKKFLNLFDFHR; from the coding sequence ATGAGCATTTTAAAAATACAAAATTTACAAAAATATTATGATGATCATCATGTTTTAAAAGATATTAATTTAGAAGTAAATCAAAAAGAAGTAGTGGTTATACTAGGTCCAAGTGGTTGTGGGAAATCTACACTTTTAAGATGTATTAATGGCCTAGAAGAAATGGCTGATGGAGCTATTTTAGTAGATGATGAGAAAATTGATAAAAATTATAAAAAATGGACTCAAATTCGTCAAAAAATAGGTATGGTGTTTCAATCTTATGAGCTTTTTGATCATTTAAATGTTGAGCAAAATATACTTTTAGGACCTTTAAAGGTGCAAAAAAGAAAAAAAGAAGAGGTTTTAGAAGAAGCAAAATACTGGCTTGATAGAGTAGGACTTTTGCATAAAATAAAAGCTTATCCTAAAGAATTAAGCGGTGGACAAAAGCAACGCATAGCCATAGTTAGAAGTCTTTGTATGAACCCTGAAATCATGCTTTTTGATGAAGTTACAGCAGCGCTTGATCCTGAAATCGTGCGTGAAGTTTTAGATGTGATTTTAAATTTGGCAAAAGATGGTATGACTATGCTTATAGTTACACATGAAATGGGTTTTGCAAGAGCAGTTGCTGATAAAATAGTTTTTATGGATGATGGTAAAATAGTAGAAATTTCAAATCCTGATGAATTTTTTGAAAATCCAAAGACAGATCGTGCGAAAAAATTTCTCAATTTGTTTGATTTTCATCGTTAA
- a CDS encoding amino acid ABC transporter permease — translation MFEILNQDTFFRLAQGLKVTLELSLISVLISLIGGVFFGILMHSKNKFLYVFCRFMLEFVRIMPLIVWLFIVHFGLAKWFGWHLSALGSSIIVFSIWGVFEMMDLVRSSLASIPKHQYESGLSLGFNKFEVYLFIIIPLSLRRLLPMSINLFTRIIKSTSVIYLIGGIELIKVGQQVIELNLFQNSYAAFVIYGLILLIYFILCYPLSVYSKFLEKKWS, via the coding sequence ATGTTTGAAATTTTAAATCAAGATACCTTTTTTAGACTAGCGCAAGGTTTAAAGGTTACTTTAGAGCTTTCATTGATTAGTGTTTTGATTTCACTCATAGGAGGAGTATTTTTTGGAATTTTAATGCATTCTAAAAACAAATTCCTTTATGTTTTTTGTCGTTTTATGCTTGAGTTTGTGCGTATTATGCCTTTGATTGTTTGGCTTTTTATAGTGCATTTTGGCTTGGCGAAATGGTTTGGATGGCATTTGAGTGCTTTGGGTTCAAGTATTATTGTTTTTAGTATTTGGGGTGTGTTTGAGATGATGGATTTGGTTAGATCATCTTTAGCAAGTATACCAAAACATCAGTATGAGTCAGGACTTTCACTAGGTTTTAATAAATTTGAAGTTTATCTTTTTATCATTATACCTTTATCTTTGAGAAGATTATTACCAATGAGTATTAATCTTTTTACAAGAATTATTAAAAGCACTTCAGTGATTTATCTAATCGGTGGTATAGAGCTTATTAAAGTAGGTCAACAAGTGATTGAGCTTAATTTATTTCAAAATTCTTATGCGGCTTTTGTGATTTATGGTTTGATTTTATTGATTTATTTTATACTTTGTTATCCTTTGTCAGTATATTCAAAGTTTTTAGAGAAAAAATGGAGCTAA
- a CDS encoding amino acid ABC transporter permease, whose translation MDFDFLVKFSPMFIQASWLTLKLAIYGVFFSFLVGLFCVGVSYFKFSFLNTICKIYIEFSRNTPLLIQLFFLYYALPEFGIQLSSFACAVIGLSFLGGSYMAESLRAGMEAVKKQQYESGLSLGLSKWQNFRYIIMPQALGIAMPSISANIIFLLKETSVVSIIALADLVYVAKDLIGLYYKSNEALFALVLCYLILILPLSLVLNRIEKRLNYV comes from the coding sequence ATGGATTTTGATTTTTTAGTCAAGTTTAGCCCTATGTTTATACAAGCTTCTTGGCTTACATTAAAACTTGCTATTTATGGGGTGTTTTTTTCATTTTTAGTAGGTTTATTTTGTGTGGGAGTGAGTTATTTTAAATTTTCCTTTTTAAACACAATTTGTAAAATTTATATAGAATTTTCAAGAAACACACCTTTGCTAATCCAACTTTTCTTTTTATATTATGCTTTACCTGAATTTGGAATTCAACTTAGCTCTTTTGCTTGTGCTGTGATAGGACTTAGTTTTTTAGGTGGTTCTTATATGGCTGAAAGTTTAAGAGCGGGTATGGAAGCGGTTAAAAAACAACAATATGAATCAGGACTTTCTTTGGGTTTGAGTAAATGGCAAAATTTCCGTTATATTATTATGCCTCAAGCTTTGGGTATAGCTATGCCAAGCATTAGTGCAAATATCATTTTTTTACTTAAAGAAACTTCTGTAGTAAGCATTATTGCTTTAGCAGATTTAGTATATGTGGCTAAAGATCTTATAGGGCTTTATTATAAAAGTAACGAAGCATTATTTGCTTTGGTGCTTTGTTATTTGATCTTGATTTTACCTTTATCTTTAGTGTTAAACCGTATAGAAAAAAGGTTAAATTATGTTTGA
- a CDS encoding Crp/Fnr family transcriptional regulator gives MDKHFEILISKGEKKYFKKGNILFFQGEKANKIYILLSGKVRIYKVNAKGFELTLHTLTPVNFIAEMPVFEGIDYPANAICEQDCEICVFDFNEFKKLCLENGEFSFLLLTSLIGKIRILENFIRQKSLDLKSRLVSFLLENEEKLQNLKQKEIAVILNLPPESLSRFLKELKQNELICTNKGKIVILNKEKMQNLIKSF, from the coding sequence ATGGATAAACATTTTGAAATTTTGATTTCAAAGGGCGAAAAGAAGTATTTTAAGAAAGGAAATATTTTATTTTTTCAAGGTGAAAAAGCAAATAAAATTTACATTTTACTAAGTGGAAAAGTGCGTATATATAAGGTAAATGCAAAAGGTTTTGAGCTAACACTACACACTCTAACTCCGGTAAATTTTATAGCTGAAATGCCTGTGTTTGAGGGTATTGATTACCCAGCCAATGCAATTTGTGAGCAAGATTGTGAAATTTGTGTTTTTGATTTTAATGAATTTAAAAAATTATGCTTAGAAAACGGAGAATTTAGTTTTTTACTTTTGACTTCTTTAATCGGTAAAATTCGAATTTTAGAAAATTTTATCAGACAAAAATCTTTGGATTTAAAGTCAAGATTAGTCAGCTTTTTACTAGAAAATGAAGAAAAACTACAAAATTTAAAACAAAAAGAAATCGCTGTGATTTTAAATTTACCCCCAGAATCTTTGTCGCGTTTTTTAAAAGAATTAAAACAAAATGAGCTTATTTGCACAAATAAAGGTAAAATAGTAATTTTAAATAAAGAAAAAATGCAAAATTTAATTAAGTCTTTTTAA
- the recG gene encoding ATP-dependent DNA helicase RecG codes for MKVEEKDLKLLHALGVKNCIDLALILPKKFDDFRISKFPKDTFCTQNVKIISTQNHHSQLFMLCECLEWGIKANIVIFHPNKWHFKIFKHNALVCIHAKMNFFNGIWQFINPKIVKNIGQIIPKYQISSIKDESIKKLILKYVNEANLKALNLEQKYINLLLNLHNYDDLILYKNFNAIVKDLKYIEIFNHLRRLKGKKISQNAYEIELFDISSWLKGLEFSPTNDQLLAIEDIKKDLQNKVAKRRVVMGDVGCGKTLVILAASLLVYPKKAILMAPTSILAEQIYHEAKRFLPDFVNVLLLKGGKKDKDLAKLKEQAHFIIGTHALIHQEEFEAVLVMIDEQHRFGSNQRQKISELSKNSQYAPHIVQFSATPIPRTLSMIQSELVNFSFIKQMPFKKDIKTFCIQDKDFKYLLKKIDDELAKNHQVIIIYPLVNESENIDYLSLEQAQGYWINKYKNVYVTHGKDKNKDQILQEFREKGTILLSTTVVEVGISLPRLSVIVVVGAERLGLATLHQLRGRVGRVGLESFCYLYTKQKEIPSRLLEFAKTLDGFKIAELDLKNRLSGDLLDGRVQHGNHFKFFDFADDEELVLKAKESIKNMEKENG; via the coding sequence ATGAAAGTTGAAGAAAAGGACTTAAAACTACTTCATGCTTTAGGGGTTAAAAATTGTATCGATTTGGCTTTGATTTTACCTAAAAAATTTGATGATTTTAGAATTTCAAAGTTTCCAAAAGATACATTTTGCACTCAAAATGTAAAAATTATTAGCACACAAAATCATCACTCCCAGCTTTTTATGCTTTGTGAGTGTTTAGAATGGGGTATAAAAGCAAATATAGTGATCTTTCATCCTAATAAGTGGCATTTTAAAATTTTTAAACATAATGCTTTGGTTTGTATCCATGCAAAGATGAATTTTTTTAATGGAATTTGGCAGTTTATAAACCCAAAAATAGTAAAAAACATAGGTCAAATAATCCCTAAATACCAAATTAGCTCTATTAAAGATGAAAGCATCAAAAAGCTTATTTTAAAATATGTCAATGAAGCTAATTTAAAAGCGCTAAATTTAGAACAAAAATATATCAATTTACTTTTGAATTTACACAATTATGATGATTTAATTCTTTATAAAAATTTTAATGCCATAGTTAAAGATTTAAAATATATAGAAATTTTTAATCATTTAAGGCGTTTAAAGGGTAAAAAAATATCACAAAATGCTTATGAAATAGAACTTTTTGATATAAGCTCTTGGCTTAAAGGTTTAGAATTTAGCCCTACAAATGATCAGCTTTTAGCAATAGAAGATATTAAAAAAGATTTGCAAAATAAAGTCGCTAAAAGGCGTGTGGTAATGGGTGATGTGGGTTGTGGTAAGACTTTGGTCATACTTGCTGCAAGTTTGCTAGTATATCCTAAAAAGGCTATTTTAATGGCTCCAACTAGTATATTAGCAGAGCAAATTTATCATGAAGCAAAAAGATTTTTGCCTGATTTTGTTAATGTATTGCTTTTAAAGGGTGGTAAAAAAGATAAAGATTTAGCAAAATTAAAAGAACAAGCCCATTTTATCATAGGTACACATGCGCTCATTCATCAAGAAGAATTTGAAGCAGTTTTAGTGATGATAGATGAGCAACATCGCTTTGGCTCTAATCAAAGACAAAAAATAAGTGAGCTTAGTAAAAACTCTCAATATGCTCCACATATCGTGCAATTTTCTGCTACACCTATACCAAGAACACTTTCTATGATACAAAGTGAGCTTGTAAATTTTAGTTTTATTAAACAAATGCCTTTTAAAAAAGACATTAAAACTTTTTGCATACAAGATAAAGATTTTAAATATTTGCTTAAAAAAATCGATGATGAACTAGCTAAAAATCATCAAGTAATCATCATTTATCCTTTGGTAAATGAAAGTGAAAATATAGATTATTTATCGCTAGAACAAGCACAAGGGTATTGGATAAACAAATACAAAAATGTTTATGTGACTCATGGAAAAGATAAAAATAAAGATCAAATTTTGCAAGAATTTAGAGAAAAAGGCACGATTTTACTTTCTACAACGGTGGTTGAAGTGGGAATTTCTTTACCAAGACTAAGCGTGATTGTAGTTGTTGGGGCTGAAAGACTTGGGCTTGCTACCTTACATCAGCTTCGAGGTAGGGTAGGTAGAGTAGGGCTTGAGAGCTTTTGTTATTTATATACTAAGCAAAAAGAAATTCCAAGTCGTTTGCTTGAATTTGCTAAAACTTTAGATGGGTTTAAAATAGCTGAGCTTGATTTAAAAAACAGGTTAAGTGGGGATTTGCTAGATGGTAGAGTGCAACATGGAAATCACTTTAAATTTTTTGATTTTGCAGATGATGAAGAGCTGGTTTTAAAAGCAAAAGAAAGTATTAAAAATATGGAAAAAGAAAATGGATAA
- a CDS encoding M16 family metallopeptidase, with protein sequence MLNLDFNETKIDIIYEYENELPVVFFKLIFKNSGKIAEKHNRGCASMLARLLNEGSNDEFFKSLEYRAIELYAKASFEHFQISIKCLKEHFDFALEKLQELFLNVRFEEKILQRLKTLALGELASLNTDYDYQAKRLLNKNVFKDEIFASGLDGTKESIEKISLKELQDFMSENLVLDNVLFVFGGDIKEDEVKVKTEKICQILKRNAPNQNKSYKLVDESIEVSEQKSTEQAYIYFCSPFNIQINDEKMYLAKLALFILGQGGFGSRLMEEVRVKRGLAYSAYAMLDVNLNYSRVFGYLQTKNESSNEAKALVKEVFENFVQNGVNEKEFQLAKQFLVGSMPLRYENLAKRLDIMLNEYLHGLKLGNLKEEMQKIKNTNLDELNDFIKAHSEITKVSFASIENES encoded by the coding sequence ATGTTAAATTTAGACTTTAATGAAACTAAAATAGACATAATATATGAGTATGAAAATGAGCTTCCTGTAGTATTTTTTAAGCTCATTTTTAAAAATAGTGGAAAAATAGCAGAAAAACACAATAGAGGTTGTGCAAGTATGCTTGCTAGGCTTTTAAATGAAGGAAGTAATGATGAGTTCTTTAAAAGCTTAGAATACCGTGCTATAGAGCTTTATGCTAAGGCTAGTTTTGAACATTTTCAAATTAGTATTAAATGCTTGAAAGAACATTTTGATTTTGCTTTAGAAAAATTACAAGAATTGTTTTTAAATGTGCGTTTTGAAGAAAAAATCTTACAAAGATTAAAAACTTTAGCTTTAGGTGAGCTTGCAAGTTTAAATACTGATTATGATTATCAAGCAAAAAGACTTTTGAATAAGAATGTTTTCAAAGATGAAATTTTTGCTAGTGGTCTTGATGGGACTAAAGAAAGCATAGAAAAGATAAGTTTAAAAGAATTGCAAGATTTTATGAGTGAAAATTTAGTACTTGATAATGTTTTATTTGTTTTTGGTGGAGATATTAAAGAAGATGAAGTGAAGGTTAAAACAGAAAAAATTTGCCAAATTTTAAAAAGAAATGCCCCAAATCAAAACAAAAGCTACAAGCTCGTTGATGAGAGTATAGAAGTAAGTGAGCAAAAAAGCACCGAGCAAGCTTATATATATTTTTGCTCTCCATTTAATATACAAATTAATGATGAGAAAATGTATTTAGCTAAACTTGCTTTGTTTATTTTAGGTCAAGGTGGTTTTGGTTCGCGTTTGATGGAAGAAGTGCGTGTAAAAAGAGGCTTGGCGTATTCAGCATATGCTATGCTTGATGTAAATTTAAATTATAGTAGAGTTTTTGGGTATTTGCAAACTAAAAATGAAAGTTCCAATGAGGCTAAAGCTTTAGTTAAGGAAGTTTTTGAAAACTTTGTCCAAAATGGAGTCAATGAAAAAGAATTTCAACTAGCTAAACAATTTTTAGTAGGCTCTATGCCTTTAAGGTATGAAAACTTGGCTAAAAGACTAGATATAATGCTAAATGAATATTTGCATGGTTTAAAACTTGGAAATTTAAAAGAAGAAATGCAAAAGATTAAAAACACTAATTTAGATGAGTTAAATGACTTTATCAAAGCACATAGTGAAATTACCAAAGTGAGTTTTGCAAGCATAGAAAATGAAAGTTGA